One window from the genome of Amaranthus tricolor cultivar Red isolate AtriRed21 chromosome 9, ASM2621246v1, whole genome shotgun sequence encodes:
- the LOC130823954 gene encoding OVARIAN TUMOR DOMAIN-containing deubiquitinating enzyme 7 isoform X1 → MVQTRHQKSKPKKLSQGKKHEKLGDISNFRAQLDLLGLKIIQVTADGNCFFRALADQLEGNEEEHDKYRRMVVQYIMKNREMFEPFIEDEVPFDEYCRSMEKDGTWAGHMELQATSLVTQNNICIHLHMSPRWYIRNFDNPRVRMIHLSYHDGEHYNSVRSKDDPCNGPARPIIIKADVDLTASSQLAKSTNGHSKAKSSNIGVHGGAIKMVMSGSGCTDVEKIEQVLLQVDGDVDAATEFLIAEQEAEETIDFSNCSLKLLNVNDEDPRSDNREETRASSKVNDHGTDTGAVDCGGVNKLQKISRNKVCPCKSKKKYKACCGAASGKASSKVVAVNDAQSRRGKKGKQVKKVTPITKATSCVSADKLPDMGALCI, encoded by the exons GGGAAAAAGCATGAAAAGCTGGGGGACATCTCTAACTTCCGTGCTCAACTTGATTTGTTGGGTTTGAAGATTATTCAAGTGACAGCTGATGGTAACTGCTTCTTCAG GGCCTTGGCTGATCAGTTGGAGGGCAATGAGGAGGAACATGATAAATACCGCCGTATGGTTGTGCAATATATCATG AAAAATCGTGAAATGTTTGAGCCTTTTATTGAAGATGAAGTCCCATTTGACGAATACTGTCGATCCATGGAAAAGGATGGTACATGGGCTGGACATATGGAACTGCAAGCGACTTCTTTGGTCACTCAAAATAACATCTGCATTCATCTT CACATGTCACCTCGTTGGTACATACGGAATTTTGATAACCCGAGGGTACGCATGATTCAttt GTCTTATCATGATGGAGAACATTACAACAGTGTGAGATCTAAGGATGATCCTTGTAATGGACCAGCTAGACCTATCATTATAAAG GCTGATGTTGATCTTACAGCAAGTTCACAACTAGCAAAATCTACAAATGGTCATTCGAAAGCAAAATCTTCGAATATTGGTGTCCATGGAGGAGCCATCAAAATGGTCATGAGTGGCAGTGGTTGCACTGATGTTGAAAAAATTGAGCAG GTGTTACTGCAAGTGGATGGTGATGTTGATGCTGCAACCGAGTTCCTGATAGCAGAACAAGAGGCGGAAGAAACAATAGATTTCAGCAATTGTTCATTAAAACTATTAAATG TCAATGACGAAGACCCAAGATCTGATAACCGCGAGGAAACCAGAGCTTCTTCAAAGGTAAATGATCATGGGACCGACACTGGAGCTGTTGATTGTGGTGGGGTTAATAAG CTACAAAAAATCTCTAGAAATAAGGTCTGcccatgcaaatcaaagaagaaATATAAGGCGTGTTGTGGAGCGGCTTCTGGGAAGGCCAGTTCGAAAGTTGTAGC TGTAAATGATGCTCAATCTCGTAGGGGAAAAAAAGGAAAGCAAGTGAAGAAGGTTACACCAATTACCAAAGCCACATCCTGTGTATCAGCTGATAAGTTGCCTGATATGGGTGCATTGTGCATCTGA
- the LOC130823954 gene encoding OVARIAN TUMOR DOMAIN-containing deubiquitinating enzyme 7 isoform X2: protein MVQTRHQKSKPKKLSQGKKHEKLGDISNFRAQLDLLGLKIIQVTADGNCFFRKIVKCLSLLLKMKSHLTNTVDPWKRMVHGLDIWNCKRLLWSLKITSAFIFTCHLVGTYGILITRGSYHDGEHYNSVRSKDDPCNGPARPIIIKADVDLTASSQLAKSTNGHSKAKSSNIGVHGGAIKMVMSGSGCTDVEKIEQVLLQVDGDVDAATEFLIAEQEAEETIDFSNCSLKLLNVNDEDPRSDNREETRASSKVNDHGTDTGAVDCGGVNKLQKISRNKVCPCKSKKKYKACCGAASGKASSKVVAVNDAQSRRGKKGKQVKKVTPITKATSCVSADKLPDMGALCI from the exons GGGAAAAAGCATGAAAAGCTGGGGGACATCTCTAACTTCCGTGCTCAACTTGATTTGTTGGGTTTGAAGATTATTCAAGTGACAGCTGATGGTAACTGCTTCTTCAG AAAAATCGTGAAATGTTTGAGCCTTTTATTGAAGATGAAGTCCCATTTGACGAATACTGTCGATCCATGGAAAAGGATGGTACATGGGCTGGACATATGGAACTGCAAGCGACTTCTTTGGTCACTCAAAATAACATCTGCATTCATCTT CACATGTCACCTCGTTGGTACATACGGAATTTTGATAACCCGAGG GTCTTATCATGATGGAGAACATTACAACAGTGTGAGATCTAAGGATGATCCTTGTAATGGACCAGCTAGACCTATCATTATAAAG GCTGATGTTGATCTTACAGCAAGTTCACAACTAGCAAAATCTACAAATGGTCATTCGAAAGCAAAATCTTCGAATATTGGTGTCCATGGAGGAGCCATCAAAATGGTCATGAGTGGCAGTGGTTGCACTGATGTTGAAAAAATTGAGCAG GTGTTACTGCAAGTGGATGGTGATGTTGATGCTGCAACCGAGTTCCTGATAGCAGAACAAGAGGCGGAAGAAACAATAGATTTCAGCAATTGTTCATTAAAACTATTAAATG TCAATGACGAAGACCCAAGATCTGATAACCGCGAGGAAACCAGAGCTTCTTCAAAGGTAAATGATCATGGGACCGACACTGGAGCTGTTGATTGTGGTGGGGTTAATAAG CTACAAAAAATCTCTAGAAATAAGGTCTGcccatgcaaatcaaagaagaaATATAAGGCGTGTTGTGGAGCGGCTTCTGGGAAGGCCAGTTCGAAAGTTGTAGC TGTAAATGATGCTCAATCTCGTAGGGGAAAAAAAGGAAAGCAAGTGAAGAAGGTTACACCAATTACCAAAGCCACATCCTGTGTATCAGCTGATAAGTTGCCTGATATGGGTGCATTGTGCATCTGA
- the LOC130823954 gene encoding OVARIAN TUMOR DOMAIN-containing deubiquitinating enzyme 7 isoform X3 — MVTASSAFRALADQLEGNEEEHDKYRRMVVQYIMKNREMFEPFIEDEVPFDEYCRSMEKDGTWAGHMELQATSLVTQNNICIHLHMSPRWYIRNFDNPRVRMIHLSYHDGEHYNSVRSKDDPCNGPARPIIIKADVDLTASSQLAKSTNGHSKAKSSNIGVHGGAIKMVMSGSGCTDVEKIEQVLLQVDGDVDAATEFLIAEQEAEETIDFSNCSLKLLNVNDEDPRSDNREETRASSKVNDHGTDTGAVDCGGVNKLQKISRNKVCPCKSKKKYKACCGAASGKASSKVVAVNDAQSRRGKKGKQVKKVTPITKATSCVSADKLPDMGALCI, encoded by the exons ATGGTAACTGCTTCTTCAG CTTTCAGGGCCTTGGCTGATCAGTTGGAGGGCAATGAGGAGGAACATGATAAATACCGCCGTATGGTTGTGCAATATATCATG AAAAATCGTGAAATGTTTGAGCCTTTTATTGAAGATGAAGTCCCATTTGACGAATACTGTCGATCCATGGAAAAGGATGGTACATGGGCTGGACATATGGAACTGCAAGCGACTTCTTTGGTCACTCAAAATAACATCTGCATTCATCTT CACATGTCACCTCGTTGGTACATACGGAATTTTGATAACCCGAGGGTACGCATGATTCAttt GTCTTATCATGATGGAGAACATTACAACAGTGTGAGATCTAAGGATGATCCTTGTAATGGACCAGCTAGACCTATCATTATAAAG GCTGATGTTGATCTTACAGCAAGTTCACAACTAGCAAAATCTACAAATGGTCATTCGAAAGCAAAATCTTCGAATATTGGTGTCCATGGAGGAGCCATCAAAATGGTCATGAGTGGCAGTGGTTGCACTGATGTTGAAAAAATTGAGCAG GTGTTACTGCAAGTGGATGGTGATGTTGATGCTGCAACCGAGTTCCTGATAGCAGAACAAGAGGCGGAAGAAACAATAGATTTCAGCAATTGTTCATTAAAACTATTAAATG TCAATGACGAAGACCCAAGATCTGATAACCGCGAGGAAACCAGAGCTTCTTCAAAGGTAAATGATCATGGGACCGACACTGGAGCTGTTGATTGTGGTGGGGTTAATAAG CTACAAAAAATCTCTAGAAATAAGGTCTGcccatgcaaatcaaagaagaaATATAAGGCGTGTTGTGGAGCGGCTTCTGGGAAGGCCAGTTCGAAAGTTGTAGC TGTAAATGATGCTCAATCTCGTAGGGGAAAAAAAGGAAAGCAAGTGAAGAAGGTTACACCAATTACCAAAGCCACATCCTGTGTATCAGCTGATAAGTTGCCTGATATGGGTGCATTGTGCATCTGA